AGTTTTTTTCTAATTAGAAAAAAATCAATTACACAACTAGAGTTTATGGCATCTGTCCTTCTTCTGTAAAATGATGTCTAAGGTCTAAATCCATTTCTAATAATATAAATTTGGTGAAAATAGTAACTAAATTTACGAAAAGATTTGCAGCTTAGCTAATAGCAATATCTTTTTTTATAACTTAAAATTCGCTGATATAAATATGACCTCTTAAAGTAGGCCTAGTGATAAGCTAGGCCTCTTTGTTAATAATGGCTATCTTCTTATTCATCTAAACATCCTCCTACAAACATGATTTATCATGTGTATTCATACATCTTTTTAAATAAAAAGGTATTTATTGTAAAGAATAGAATAAATAATACAAGGAGGTGTATACATGACTGATATAAATTCACTTGAAATCCATTGCCAAGAATGTATATATTGGTTTCCTTCACCAGTAAAAATTTATGATAGAAGAACTTATGATTTTGCTATTAAATTGGTACTACAGTCACATGCCCCAAATGTAAAGGGTTAATAACTTGTAATAAAGAAAATCTTCGTTTTAATAATGGTGAGACGCTCAATATAAATATGCACTGACCAGGGTGCCTTCGTTTTTAATCACTATAATCCCTTTGTGAGCACTGATTTTCGAGGCAACCTTTTCACTCCTTTAAACATGTATAAATAATGTTATAACTTAAGAGGTAAAACAATAAAAAAGGGGTGATATAATTGGATTTTGGTTATTCAATTGATTTTATATTTATTACTTTTTTTCTTATGTTTTGGGTTGTCAATCTACTCGCAATGTATTGGGTTATTACAAGAGCTGTTAAAAATGGAGTTGATAAATCTATGACAAAGAAAATGATAGAAAAATTACTAGAAGAACGAGATAAGGCTTAACTATTTTAACACCTATACATAAACAATAGAGGCACTTTTAGTTAGAAATCATGTTGCATATTATACTTTGCACAAATTGTTTTTAACCTAGTAAATAATTACTTTTTGTTAGGAGTGAATCTGTTGGAGTTTTTGTTGTTATTTTCTATCCCTATCCTCTTAATCGCCTTATATGAAATAATAAAACGTGCAGTTAAAAATGGCATCGATGAATCCATGACGAGTAAATTGGTTAGACATGATATTAAAAAAAAGCACAAGTCGAAATAACCCTTTCTCGTAAATGTGAA
This window of the Cytobacillus sp. IB215665 genome carries:
- a CDS encoding DUF6019 family protein, producing MEFLLLFSIPILLIALYEIIKRAVKNGIDESMTSKLVRHDIKKKHKSK